Proteins from one Algicella marina genomic window:
- a CDS encoding phosphatase PAP2 family protein: protein MPVKPSNYSNYSNYSNYSNYSNYSNYSNYSNYSSGGAGGGAGRGLGASPDRTAANPTDKVKDRYWHANEWPHANPLAFTGPYEEDGPARLHEIYGQVKAPLHSMRFWSATNWADSLVPEYCTLFNWDLELRPEWAIDGNDPAKSKWDGHKTDNELIELTRLIEYRPGMLPEGLAQVGAMVEFFSGILTFNPSTHPKTTRLMWTGLTFATISVMFYKRRYARPRPSALQPALMPPIDPPAHAAFPSGHSTQAHLMANILRKVMPDMTTKKYGPWKNGGREELTRDPLADMAERIARNREVMGLHYPSDSDAGRKLADAIFGVMDGWDQLGDMWLDAKKEWEV, encoded by the coding sequence ATGCCGGTAAAACCGAGTAACTATTCCAACTATTCCAATTATTCGAACTACTCCAATTACTCCAACTACTCCAATTACTCGAACTATTCTAACTACAGCTCCGGCGGTGCAGGCGGTGGCGCGGGCCGTGGCCTTGGTGCCAGTCCGGACAGGACGGCCGCCAATCCGACGGACAAGGTGAAGGATCGCTACTGGCACGCCAACGAATGGCCGCACGCAAACCCGCTTGCCTTTACAGGACCTTATGAGGAAGACGGCCCGGCCCGCCTGCACGAAATCTACGGGCAGGTGAAGGCACCCCTCCATTCCATGCGCTTCTGGTCCGCCACCAACTGGGCGGACAGCCTCGTGCCGGAATATTGCACCTTGTTCAACTGGGATCTGGAACTGCGCCCCGAATGGGCCATCGATGGCAACGATCCGGCAAAGAGCAAATGGGACGGCCATAAAACCGATAATGAACTCATCGAACTCACCCGTCTGATCGAATACCGCCCCGGCATGCTGCCCGAGGGTCTGGCCCAGGTCGGAGCGATGGTCGAATTCTTCAGCGGTATCCTCACTTTCAATCCCTCCACCCATCCGAAGACGACCCGGCTGATGTGGACGGGCCTGACCTTCGCCACCATCTCCGTGATGTTCTACAAACGCCGCTATGCTCGGCCGCGCCCCAGCGCCCTGCAACCAGCACTGATGCCGCCGATCGACCCTCCGGCACACGCGGCCTTTCCCAGCGGCCATTCCACTCAGGCGCACCTGATGGCCAATATTCTGCGCAAGGTCATGCCCGACATGACAACCAAGAAATACGGCCCGTGGAAGAATGGCGGTCGCGAGGAGCTCACGCGCGACCCCCTGGCCGACATGGCCGAACGCATCGCCCGCAACCGCGAGGTCATGGGCCTGCACTATCCCAGCGACAGCGATGCCGGCCGCAAGCTGGCGGACGCGATTTTCGGCGTCATGGATGGCTGGGACCAGCTTGGCGACATGTGGCTAGACGCCAAGAAGGAATGGGAAGTCTGA
- a CDS encoding 3-deoxy-manno-octulosonate cytidylyltransferase — MRTLIVVPARYASTRYPGKPLVELTGPDGEKRTLIRRSWEAATQVDGADRVVVATDDDRIADHVRGFGGEVIMTSEACENGTARCADALNALGEQADIIVNLQGDAPLTPPWFVEALIDAMKADPGLAVTTPVLRCDAAALSGFLEDRREGRVGGTTAVFAADRTALYFSKEVIPYTGKTLTDSDDIPVFHHVGVYAYRPDALARYITFPTGLLEKWEGLEQLRFMENGIPVTCVEVEARGREFWELNNPVDVARIEAILTKQGL; from the coding sequence ATGCGAACTCTGATTGTTGTCCCGGCGCGTTACGCCTCCACCCGCTATCCCGGCAAACCGCTGGTGGAACTCACCGGGCCGGATGGGGAAAAACGCACTCTGATCCGTCGCAGTTGGGAAGCCGCAACGCAGGTAGATGGCGCGGATCGGGTCGTTGTCGCCACGGATGACGACCGTATTGCCGATCATGTGCGCGGTTTCGGCGGCGAAGTGATAATGACATCCGAGGCCTGCGAGAATGGCACCGCCCGTTGCGCCGATGCCCTGAACGCGCTTGGCGAACAGGCTGACATCATCGTCAATCTTCAGGGCGATGCCCCGCTGACACCACCATGGTTTGTCGAGGCACTGATCGATGCAATGAAGGCCGATCCAGGTCTCGCCGTCACCACCCCGGTGCTTCGTTGCGACGCTGCCGCACTCTCCGGCTTTCTGGAGGACCGGCGCGAGGGTCGCGTCGGCGGCACCACCGCCGTGTTCGCTGCAGATCGCACAGCGCTCTATTTTTCCAAGGAAGTCATACCCTATACCGGCAAGACGCTGACAGATTCCGATGACATTCCCGTTTTCCATCACGTCGGGGTCTATGCCTACCGTCCTGACGCACTCGCCCGCTACATTACCTTTCCCACAGGCCTGTTGGAGAAATGGGAAGGGCTGGAACAACTTCGCTTCATGGAGAATGGCATCCCGGTCACCTGTGTCGAGGTGGAGGCCCGTGGCCGCGAATTCTGGGAACTCAACAATCCGGTCGATGTTGCCCGCATAGAGGCCATTCTCACCAAACAAGGGCTCTAA
- a CDS encoding ABC transporter permease: MIERRQSLLMDFFTFQELVFHTVVREVRHENSRNPVVGLFMAASRTLLMVGIFYVMFEVLGARSAMIRGDAVLYLVSGFLLFFLHVGAISGVLASGSSVGALQQHAPVTPALMIVAGAIKQLYLHVFALGVILLGLFVFKGEIDVYNWGGLIAPFMLTWLSGVSIGLLFLGVKPFAPDLVKLLATVYQRANFFTSGKFFVANMLPAAVIPFFAWNPLFHCIDQMRGAMFVNYVPQNSNLEYPTIFCAVGLVIGMMLEFFTRKTVSRSSAHSR; the protein is encoded by the coding sequence ATGATCGAACGCAGGCAATCCCTGCTGATGGATTTCTTCACGTTCCAGGAACTCGTCTTCCACACAGTGGTGCGCGAAGTCCGGCACGAGAATTCGCGTAACCCCGTGGTCGGACTGTTCATGGCGGCGTCTCGGACATTGCTGATGGTGGGCATCTTTTATGTGATGTTCGAGGTCCTTGGCGCACGGTCGGCGATGATCCGCGGCGACGCTGTGCTTTATCTTGTCAGCGGCTTTCTGCTTTTCTTCCTGCATGTCGGAGCGATAAGCGGGGTACTGGCCTCGGGCAGTTCCGTCGGCGCCCTGCAACAGCATGCACCTGTGACCCCTGCCCTGATGATCGTTGCCGGCGCGATCAAGCAATTGTACCTGCATGTTTTCGCGCTGGGGGTCATCCTGCTCGGGTTGTTCGTGTTCAAGGGTGAGATCGACGTCTACAACTGGGGGGGCCTGATCGCGCCCTTCATGCTGACCTGGCTGAGCGGTGTATCGATCGGGTTGCTGTTCCTGGGCGTGAAGCCGTTTGCACCGGATCTCGTCAAACTGTTGGCGACCGTCTATCAACGCGCTAATTTCTTCACCAGCGGCAAGTTTTTCGTGGCCAACATGTTGCCTGCCGCCGTCATCCCGTTCTTCGCATGGAACCCGCTGTTTCATTGCATTGATCAGATGCGGGGCGCGATGTTCGTCAATTATGTTCCGCAGAATTCCAACTTGGAGTATCCCACGATTTTCTGTGCCGTCGGGCTGGTGATCGGGATGATGCTGGAGTTCTTTACCCGCAAGACGGTCAGCCGGTCGTCGGCCCACAGTCGGTAG
- a CDS encoding glycosyltransferase family 2 protein, giving the protein MSAAPPVSLVIVNFDREVSLALLLKSLEYQRYPNFEIILVSNLPPERRPDSPLPIRWITFTQRNISAARNIGINAAQGEIIAFCDDDAVPEYSWLGTLTRAFETPSVGSAGGFVRGRNGVAFQWKCALIDRLGRDKRIGLPDQSIRVFPASSDRALKTVGTNCAFRAKPLRDIGGFDEAFHFYLDEADVNIRLADAGWDAAMVPLAEVHHGYAEGPYRNNHRVPKTLFEIGASEAYFVNRHSPDAALDAHLASFTANQLKRLRVLFQNGLITERRLTFLIASLAEGFEEGKSRQQRLLQPAPPPNAAFAPVPRNPSPQPPVLLVARPYQPRPGIRRRAAAAAAEGREVTLIEPEYSHRNLNVRYDVQGFWVHRFGIAGFAERDAPRPLLPLAGRIKAEINRVAVQRGLDCGSL; this is encoded by the coding sequence ATGAGCGCGGCGCCCCCCGTCAGCCTCGTTATCGTCAATTTCGACAGGGAAGTGTCGCTTGCCCTGCTTCTGAAGAGTCTCGAATATCAGCGCTACCCGAATTTCGAGATTATTCTCGTATCCAACCTGCCACCCGAACGCCGCCCGGATAGCCCGCTGCCGATCCGTTGGATCACCTTCACCCAGCGCAACATCTCGGCGGCCCGCAACATCGGGATCAATGCCGCACAGGGCGAGATCATCGCCTTCTGCGACGATGATGCCGTGCCCGAATACAGCTGGCTCGGCACGCTCACCAGGGCCTTCGAGACGCCGTCCGTCGGCAGCGCCGGTGGCTTTGTCCGTGGTCGCAATGGCGTGGCATTTCAGTGGAAATGCGCATTGATCGACAGGCTCGGCCGGGACAAGCGCATCGGCCTGCCAGACCAGTCCATCCGGGTGTTCCCGGCCAGCAGCGACAGGGCACTGAAGACTGTTGGCACCAATTGTGCGTTCCGCGCCAAGCCTCTTCGTGACATCGGCGGTTTCGACGAGGCGTTTCACTTTTATTTGGACGAGGCCGACGTCAACATCCGCCTCGCGGATGCCGGCTGGGATGCAGCGATGGTGCCGCTGGCGGAGGTGCACCACGGCTATGCCGAAGGCCCCTATCGCAACAACCATCGTGTGCCCAAGACCCTGTTCGAGATCGGCGCCAGCGAAGCCTATTTCGTCAACCGCCACAGCCCGGACGCGGCGCTGGACGCGCATCTTGCCAGCTTCACGGCCAATCAGTTGAAGCGCCTCCGTGTCCTGTTCCAGAACGGCCTGATCACGGAGCGCAGGCTGACCTTTCTCATCGCCTCGCTTGCCGAAGGATTCGAGGAAGGCAAATCCCGTCAACAGCGGCTTCTGCAGCCCGCGCCGCCGCCGAACGCGGCCTTTGCGCCGGTGCCCCGCAATCCGTCACCGCAACCGCCTGTCCTGCTGGTCGCCAGACCCTATCAGCCCCGCCCGGGCATCCGTCGTCGCGCGGCCGCCGCTGCTGCCGAAGGCCGCGAGGTGACGTTGATCGAACCGGAATACAGTCATCGCAATCTCAACGTCCGCTATGATGTGCAAGGCTTCTGGGTCCACCGCTTCGGCATCGCCGGATTCGCCGAAAGGGATGCCCCCCGCCCATTGCTTCCGCTCGCCGGACGTATCAAGGCGGAAATCAATCGTGTTGCAGTGCAGCGAGGACTGGATTGCGGTTCACTGTAA
- the cysQ gene encoding 3'(2'),5'-bisphosphate nucleotidase CysQ has translation MDTANICSVFRRLALEAGAEIMKVYNAEEMGVRSKADESPVTIADETADKLIFAGLTAALPDIPVVTEEQAASHDLKAATFIIVDPLDGTKEFIQRRGDFTVNIALVVDGVPTRGVVYAPAKNRLFYTDAEGRTVEEKGAFDLDTPGETTPLKVRDADNTALVVVASKSHRDAATDEYINKYEVADSTSAGSSLKFCLVAAGEADLYPRLGRTMEWDTAAGDAVLRGAGGAVVRFDDHTPLTYGKPGYENPFFIAYAPDVALKPA, from the coding sequence TTGGATACTGCAAACATCTGTTCCGTGTTCCGACGCCTTGCCCTCGAAGCGGGTGCGGAAATCATGAAGGTTTATAACGCGGAAGAGATGGGTGTGCGCTCCAAGGCCGACGAGAGCCCAGTTACCATTGCCGACGAGACGGCCGACAAACTCATCTTCGCGGGCCTCACGGCCGCACTGCCGGACATCCCGGTCGTCACCGAGGAACAGGCAGCCAGCCACGATCTCAAGGCCGCGACCTTCATCATCGTCGATCCGCTCGACGGCACGAAGGAGTTCATCCAGCGCCGCGGCGATTTCACCGTCAATATTGCCCTCGTCGTCGATGGCGTGCCCACCCGCGGTGTCGTCTACGCTCCCGCCAAGAACCGGTTGTTCTATACTGATGCAGAGGGCCGCACGGTGGAAGAAAAGGGTGCCTTCGACCTCGATACACCCGGTGAAACAACTCCGCTGAAAGTGCGTGACGCCGACAACACTGCGCTCGTCGTCGTCGCCTCCAAGTCTCACCGCGATGCCGCGACCGATGAGTACATCAACAAGTACGAGGTGGCCGATTCCACGTCTGCCGGTTCCTCTCTGAAATTCTGCCTTGTCGCCGCCGGCGAGGCCGATCTCTACCCCCGTCTCGGCCGAACGATGGAATGGGATACCGCCGCCGGCGATGCCGTCCTGCGCGGCGCAGGCGGGGCTGTCGTCCGCTTCGACGATCACACGCCGCTTACATACGGCAAGCCGGGGTATGAGAACCCGTTTTTCATCGCCTACGCGCCCGATGTGGCCCTGAAGCCCGCCTGA